Genomic window (Helianthus annuus cultivar XRQ/B chromosome 3, HanXRQr2.0-SUNRISE, whole genome shotgun sequence):
TATGCAAATGCAATGTAAAATAGTTGTCACTCATTATAgaagaaaaatatgaaaaactCGTGATAATATATAAAGCTTGTGGTCTAAGCTAAGAAATAAATTCTTACATCTTAAACATTTGTTTCCTGTTAATGAAGATGACGTTGGGGAATTTTCGGATTACCGGATGATCAGAGGCGTGTAgtcactctcagatcaaattattttggtggttcacccgaataatttaatcggatacaactctgattttcGAGAAATAGAACCAAGGTATGTGTGTATGCGAAAATTgcctgaaccagaagaagataTGACCAAAAAACTGTTTACGAATTTGGGGTTGATCACCAAATCAATCCCAactacactaaaatatctaacagaCGAGGTTATTTTCTTCTCAATTTTCTTGTTACTAATAATATTTTGAAGTCACTAGCACGCACAAAGTATCATATTATATCAAAATTTTCTAGAACCATGATCATTACTCATTAACATTTTGGGGATACTCAGCTCATGGAGTACACGTCTCACTAAAACCTAATTAATATAACATCAAATCCATCAATCACCAATTAATCTAAATTATCTCCTTAAAATTACACCATCAAATCTAAATTAACCCCATAAAATTACACCATTAACATAGTTAAAATTGTATAAAACAAAAATACATATTTCATATTTGTTGGTTGTTAACATAGTTAAAAGTGTATAAAAACAAAATACATATTTCATATTTGTTGGTTGTTATAGAGGGATCTCCTAACTTGGCTATATAATTTACCAATTCGGTATCCACACACATGCATGCACTAAAACAATTTATGTCATTGCTATACGGCATGTTTACAACGAAAGAACATGTCGTAGATACACTACAAGGAAAAAAGGAAACACGACATATGTCGTTGCTATACGGCCTATTTGTCGTCGAGATAGAGTAAATTGTCGTTGCTAAAGGTTTCGTCGCAATAGACAAACCCTTTCTCGAGGAAAAGTCGTCGTCATTGGGACCGTCTGAAAAAAGAATTTATCGTTTAAAAAGAAAGCTTTTATCAAAATAATTTCTACGTACATAACGACGATGTTGTCGCCGTAGGGATCGTCATTTTTCGCTTGAAAATACTATAATAATTTCTAccctatatacatacatatttctttaaaaacacaaaattgacaagttaaaaaaaacccaaaattaagtaaattaaattaaattatatCTACTTTTTAGATAAATCTCTTCGGTGGTGTGCGGTCTATGTGGAGATCAAGACGAGTCCAATGAGCATCTCTTCATCTCTTGCCAATTCGCCTCTGCCTTGTGGAATCACATTAGTAATTGGTGTGGCATCCCTTCGATTTTTGCTTTTTCGGTTCAGGATCTGCTTACTTTTCACCACAACGCGAGACTTGGGAAGTGGAAAAACAAAGCATTACAAGGTGTTATCGTGACAACTTGTTGGGTTATTTGGAAGAGTAGAAATGAAAAGATTTTCGCGAGTAAATCGGCTATGGTCACTAAAGCGGTGGAAGATATCAAAGCTCTCGGATACCTATGGATGAAGAATAGATCCCCTTTTAGAATAATGAATTGGAGAAATTGGTGTAATTTTGATTTTTGATGTTGTATATCTTTTGCTAGCTTCTTGCTAGTCGCCTTCTAATGAAagtagccgttcaaaaaaaaaaaaaagataaatctCTCAATCAACTTGAAGGAGTACTTACTTGAAGAAGGTGGAGGTGGCTAACGGTATGGTGGTGGTCGGCATAGATGGcaagaagggggggggggggggagggagagagagagttgtgGTGGGTGGGTGGAATGAACATTGGATTGTGTTTAGCGTTTCAGGGCTCCGTTTGAGCTATGGCAATGATATGTCGTTGTCATAGTGTCACCCAAAACGTCGTcgtctgttttttttatttgtaccAATTTTCAATTATAGCGGATTAAAATAATCTTAAAAAAAAGTTCAACTACAATGAAGACATGTCATCGCCATATATTTTTAGAATGTCGCAGAGCTTTTCAGCATTACTTACCTAACTAAAGGCGACGACATGTCGTCGCCACAGGGTGACCTAATAAAAAAATCAGGAATCTTATGGCCACGACATGTTATCACGGTAGGTTAACCTATCTAAAGACATGTCATTGCTAAAACTCGTGTCACGGTGGTCCAGGTTTCCTGcagtcagtggcgaagcttgagatttccgaccggggggtcgaaaacgtatataccaaaaaatttctataaaactggGGGGGGGGGagtcgaaaatgtatatacccaaaaaaatctatacgaaaactacatactctccactactaagCGAAAAATTCGgagggtcggccgccccctcccacCCCCACTATCCTTCGCCCATGCCTGCAGTGATAACAATTTTATAACAATTTATCCTTCACAAATCTCATCGCAATACTTTTGTAATGGAATATAGTGACCAGTCTTGCCGTTACAATTCTGTTACATGAACTTTGACGGGTCTTATGGTTTTCTTGTGATTGATTGTCGACAAACGCTACGAGGGCCATACAGATTTGTGACGGGAAATAGAAAAAAGTAAAACTGTGATGACCGATTAAGACAATTTTCcagttttctttctttttcttgtgcaaaactatggtagtattttgttttaattggttgactcgatgtatTTTTTAGGtcgtgttataagtagtatgtacaagtaattGAAGCACAGACCTACATGTTATGAGAAAGAAACATTCGACTTAGTGTCCCGCAACGTTACGAGGCAAAAACTAGTTGGGAGAACAAAAGTAAAAAATCtaaattgtttatttgttttttcaTCAACGATTCATATATTTTAATATTTTCTCTTTCTTACATACAAATGTATATACTACTAGTTTTATGTCCGTCTGGGGTACGGGGCGTTAAGTCGAATATTTTCTATTTTTCATAACATGTACGTTTTATTTCGGTTACTTGTATATATTACTCATAACTCGATCCCaataaaaattacaccgagtaaaccaattaaaaaacCACTATCTTAGTTTTCTTAacaaaaaactaaaacgatggtaAGACTGTatttttgaactgggggcaaatttgtaatttgtcaggaccaatgAGCGATTGCTAGACAGCTGCATGGCACGAATAAAAactaaatcgagtcaaccaattaaacaaaacactaccatcttttagacaaaaaaaaacaaaattaaattttTTGCATTTTTAATTACCGATTCGATTCGTTACGGTACATCAAATTTTTCTTTAAGTTTGGACAgtgtaaaaaaaggaaaaatcagATTAAAGAAGGTTTTATTAAATTTTGAGGACTATATAGTAAGTTTTAATGTTTGAGGGTAGTACTTTATTAAATCTTGACGACTATATAGTAAGTTTAAAAGTTTAAGGGTAgcaacgtaaattattaaagttCAGGGTTCTCGTTAGACCcttctaacaaaaaaaaaaaaaaaaaaacaaagcgaATTGCCTCAAACATGATTTGAACCCGCGTCAACGGGTTTAAAACCTACcatctttagtccctaactttctaaaattacacctatagtccccaagtttttgAATTTCGTTCCCGGTTAGTCCCTAAcgtggatgggggttagtttttgatgttaggtgcgtgtgaaatgacaaaaatacccttagcCTACCCACTTCAACTTCCCTactccacaccaccaccatctccaccttcaaccaccaccatcatctaccccccccccccaccgtaACCACCACGACCACAACCATCCCTAccacaatcaccaccaccaccaccaccaccaccatcatcatatCAACATCAGCAAGCTTCTTCTTCCATATCTTACTGAAGTAAACTTAAAAGCTAACTTGAAGTTTAACTCATAATTATATAATATCACTCTGTAACTCTTGTTACCTAAATATTTAGATGTGCAACCTTATGATATTTGTAACAAGTTCGGTTCAAAATATGCATCGCTACCGGAGAATGAAGTGACCAAACATCATAACTTTTATACTGATCTTCTAAGGTATACCATAAGAATATTTCCATATATTATATTCTAGAAATCTATGATTGCTTTAATTCTTTAAATGTGACACAAAAGATGGTTATGTTTTTGATGTGGTGCTGTAGGGAGGACATAAGCATGTCTATTAAAATCAGCTTGTGGTCAGCTGTAACGGAATTACAATCAGTACAGTTCGAGAGTGAGTCCAATTTCTCTAATTCCTTGTTATCTCACACTGAAGAATATATGATAATACGTAATTACGTATATGTAATTTTCACCATATTGATTCTTTGATTTGTGATTTTACGTCTTTTAGTGCTTTTGAGAAATTTCTTCGATCCCGATTGATTAAGGTGAAATAGTGTCAGAGATTTTCAATTTGGTAATATGAAAGTTAATCTATTTTATAGTTATATCCATCATCGTTTTTGCGTATGTGTGTTACATCAACATCAGCAAACCTCTTCAACAAGCCTcttattcaacaagttcttcttCCATATCTTACTGATGTTGATATgatggcggcggcggtggttgtGGCTGGGATGGTTGTGGCAGTAGTGgttacgggggggggggggggggggggggggggggggggggggagaggaggagatggtggtggtggttgaaggtggaaatggtggtgatggtggtgtggaGTGGGGAAAATGAAGTGTGTAGgctaagggtatttttgtcatttcacacgcaCCTAACATCAAAAATTACCCCCCATCCAcgtcagggactatccgggaatgaaattcaaaaaacttggggattataggtgtaattttagaaagttaggaactaaaggtgaaaaatgggcagaccacagagactatccgagcatttttctctgtGATATATTTTATCTTCGCGTTTATAGATACTATTGATGTAGTgggaaaaacaaaaaaaagagtATTTTAGTAGGTGTTATGTGGCACCCATCAACCGCCTTTTCCCCAATTAATAGCATTTACTATTGTTTGCTACTTATGTTAAATGTAAACAAGGTTTAAAGAAGTTCGTCGCGTTGCaacgaatttcttttgttatttcgTCTgtatttacatgtgttttgaaattacTACGAGTGTGCTGTGAACgaaactgctgacaagaataaaaagaaaatgtagaaaaaatactaaaagataaccgaaaaaaaatcaacaaaaaaagttgtatgatAACGATGTtattcgtatgaaacccgtggtcaaagataagcaaattgttctgggtactgATACAAAAattgccgaaccgaaagatcttaagtaccaattcggtaccgacttttggcgttcctggtaccggttcactaccgttttttaccttcatataccggtaccatAACCAGTACTTttggtatcagtaccgattctgtatcggttggcaccgagctcatccctaccccagaaactaaaaaaagaaaaaattaaaagttgaagaaaatcaacaaaaaaaaagttgtacgataccgttgttcgtacggtaaccctgatcagggatgagcaaatggtaccggatagcagcactgaatttcccgaaccaaaagatttccaatatcaatttgGCACCAACTTTTtgcgttttctgtattagtgctgatttttaccttcatgtactgataccgaaaaggACCGTactggtattttcgataccagtactggttcgataccggttgacaacaagcttatcccaacccctgatataaaaaaaaggattaaagttaaaaaagtaaagaaaataactattattataatattaaaataaaataataaaagtattaaaaaaactatatattattataatattaaaatcactatttattttcgtttattaatatatagtaaaataaaatatatagtaaaatatatagtaataataatagatAAAAAATATAGAATATGTATATAATAATCAATTAAACTAATTTGAtcaaatgtttttatttttatctcTTAACATGTGTAATACATTGCAACATTACAATATTAAGGAtgttattaattttaatttgagTATAATGTTGCAatacttttatttaatatttcttgttttatatatataaggttaTAAAATTATGTACATAGattgcgtttttttttttttttcatgtatAGTTGTGAGTGATATTATACATATATTGCATAACCAGTCATTTGGTGATTATAACGTTTCGTTATTATATATCTCTACAtatatgtttgtttgtgttttgttGTGTGATTAAGCTACCTAAAACAAACATGTCGTATCCTGATGACTTCGTACGCTACGCATAAATAATCAATATACCATATTACCATGGAAACCAGCCTCATGTCATGTCATGTATATCAAAGTTGTAATAAGTATTGATGTTGATATAGGATTAGCTTCGTTTTAACTTTAGTAACGCGTCATTAAAACATTTGCACATGTTACGCAAGATACTCATGTCTTTAGCTAATATTATTATTCTTTAAAGGGCAGTCATGtcttttaacaaaaccatataATTATCATGTCTTATAAATTAGAGCATATCGCATTTGAATGAATGCAATGCATGCAAACCAGCAGCTCTCTCCCTGATCCCACTAGCAATTGAAACAATTCTCAGCCATGGTTTCTGAAGAAACTGTTCGTACAGTACTTGGTGTTGCAGGTAGATTTCTTCAAACTAACTAATATATGTAGCTTTCTAAAAACAttgtaaaatgtcattttgacTCCCTCGAGTTTTACGTGCTTATTTGATGTAcatgggtcaaatataatacgtttccgtggttatttttatgtacgtcttTTGTTGGTCTATACattgtttggaaacgagtcgggtcaaatataatacatctTCACtagacggtataaattcgagttactttacaTTTCGACTCCACCATCACGCGTGGTACCATTTATTAACgtaaaaaaacactattttcttacgtgcttatttttaagtACGCTTTgttataaattcaagttggtttacattttgacgtaaattttctCGATAATGAGTCAGGTTTCATGCTTATTTTCATGTGCGTTCttagttggtctacgttttgacgtattTTTGTTCAAAAACAAGTCGAGTCAAATACTTGGTTGTATAAGTTCAAGTTATTTTAAATTTCGACGTTGCCGCAACGCGCGACGGGTATACTAGTTATAAATAAACGGAATTTGTTCGTATTTCAgcctttttatattttataaaatattaagaTAAAggatttattttgttatttatgttatattattTGTGTTATGTTAGTTAATGTTCAATTTATGTGTTTATGACAGGGAACATCACTGCAATTACATTGTTCTTGTCAACTATGTAAGATTTTTCATCCACAAAATGTTTATATGATTCTGTAAAGAGAATATATACTTACAGCCAGTGGTggacccaggattttttttcATTGAGGTCCATTTTTTTGTGTTAGAAATTTTTCACAGAcattaaaattttcgggtcggtcatTGTAGTCGGGTTGGGTCGGGGCTAGGAAATAATGTAGAAGCATTTAGTGGACATGAAACCATTACATTATTAAGAACCATTTTTAAGAATCAACTTATCAAATTGTGGTGATTAATAAGTTGCTTGAAACCAATAGCTACCTAAACAACACAACTATTTCACATAActtcaaaattttgtttaaagtttttttttaacgcCACTATATGTTGAAAGTCTTATTTGTTAATCAAATGTGAAATAAAATCATTCGGAGACATtaaatttatcattttaaaaaacaaattagAGGATCAATGGGTGgttgtggtgttttaaaacactagtttaattttgatggaaaaaataaaacaaaaaacaagAGATGTAAAAGTTGAACTTGAAACCTACTTGTTGGAACACAAAGAGATTTACCACCATACCATCTTTACTTTTAATAGAATGAGGTCCAACTAATTTATTTTATTGGGTCCTTGAAAAATTTAACATACCGATtctactatttttttaaaaaacattggGGTCCGTGGACCCCGACCCGCATcttgtgggtccgcccctgcttaCAACCTGAttaatttagtttaataaaatattattaaatatttGAATTAACGAAtttataatttaataaaatattattcatATGCAATATTTAATGTGTACAGACCAACTTTTTACCGTATATGGAAGAAAGGAAGTGTAGAACAATATTCACCGGTACCATATCTAGCCACTTTTTTCAATTGTGGATTATGGGTGTTGTATGGAATGCCATTTGTGCACCCCGATAGCTTGCTCGTGGTCACTACCAATGGAGCCGGGCTTGTGATTGAGATCGGCTACTTGCTCATCTTTCTCGTGTGTTCAGACACGAGAAAGAAGTTTCAGGTAGCGATGATGGTGTTACTTGAGGTTTTAGTCATTGGTGGATTTGTTCTTTTTGTGCTAACCGTGGTGCACACGACACACAAGCGATCAACTATTGTTG
Coding sequences:
- the LOC110928153 gene encoding bidirectional sugar transporter SWEET4; the protein is MVSEETVRTVLGVAGNITAITLFLSTIPTFYRIWKKGSVEQYSPVPYLATFFNCGLWVLYGMPFVHPDSLLVVTTNGAGLVIEIGYLLIFLVCSDTRKKFQVAMMVLLEVLVIGGFVLFVLTVVHTTHKRSTIVGSISVAANILMYASPLSVMKLVITTKSVEYMPFLLSLFCLCNGLCWFVYALFPFDPFIAVPNGIGALFGILQLILYATFYKSTKRMLSARKEEPELGLAVIPMHDAKA